The Anaerolineales bacterium region ATCGAACAGGCTGGAGCCTCACGCTCCAGCCTGTTCGATTTTCTTTACCGCTTTCACAATCGCAGCGATATGTTCTGGCGTATTCCCACAACACCCACCCACGACTTTCGCTCCCAACTCAACATACTTCTTTGAATAGACAGCCATATCCTCGGGACTCATGTCGTACACGCCTTGCTCGGTCTCGATGTCCATGTGTGGGACGCCCGCGTTCGGCTTCACCCACAGCGGGAAGTTCGGCAGGGTAGCCGCGTATTCCTTGACGACGGCTTCCATATTATCAAGTGTCGTCCCGCAGTTTGCGCCGACGAGCGTCGCGCCCATCTCGGAATATTTCTTGATCACATCCTTTGGCTTGACTCCCATCATCGAGCGCGTGCCTCTATCGTAACTGAATGAAACAACGATTGGCAGATCAGTCACGGATTTTGCGCCCTCGAACGCGGCGGTTGTTTCCTCGATGCTGAACATGGTTTCGATAAGCAACAAATCCACGCCGCCATCGGCGAGGGCTTTGGCTTGCTCGGCAAATGTGGCTTTCACATCGTCGTATTCCAGCGGACCGTATGGCTTGATTAACGCGCCGACAGGTCCCATTGAGCCAGCGACCAGTCCGTTGTTGAGCGAGGCGGCTTTGCGGGCGATCTCCGCCGCGCGCATGTTCACTTCGGGAGTCCGATCCTGATACTTGGAATCTTTCATCCGCATCCGCGTGCCGCCGAAGGTGCAGGTCAGTATGATATCCGAACCAGCCTCGGCGAAGGAAGAAGCGAGTTTGAGAATCGTGTCGGGGTCGTCAATGATCAAGTCCTCGGGCGGCTTGCCTGGCTTGAGTCCCATCTTTTGCAAATTCGATCCCGTCGCGCCATCGGCAACGAGGATCTCTCCGTTTTGTAATCGTTCTAGAAATTTGTTCATAGGTTTCCTCCGTTGGTTGAGTAGGCGGCGCTCGTCCGCCGTATCGAAACCAACGATGTTCAAGAGTAATTTTGTTTCAAAAATTTCTTTACGGCGTGGTGGTCTCGATACGTCCCGCGACAAGCACGCGGGACTACTCAACCACCGATCTATTTTGTCATAAAATTCTTCGCCAGCGGATCGGCGACGCGGTTGGGAATCAAATGTGCGATGTGCTCAAACGGTTCGCTCATGTGCGGGAAACTCGTCGCAAGCATGAACTGATTTTGAAATTCGGGATCGGTTGGCAATTCAAACCGTTCGACCTTGCGCGTCACCGCGTCGATCTCATTTCGCTTCTCGATGTTCAACAACGCAATCCGCGCCCCGTCGCCCGCCGAGTTGCCGACAGCATACACATTGTTCAAATCGCAATCGGGGATCAAGCCGATCAGCATCGCCTTCTCTTTGTCAATAAAACTGCCGAACCCGCCCGCCAAAATCACCTTGTCGGGATTTTCCATGCCGCTTCGTTTCAGCAACGTACGCGCCGCCGTGAACAGCGCGGCTTTCGCCAATTGGATTTGCCGCACATCCTGTTGGGTAATTGGGATATCGCGTCCGATGGAGGTTTCCTCCGACCAGGCGATCACAAACTCCCAGCCTGACTCGCCCTCTCGAACACGATTCCCCTTCGGGGACGATGTCGAACTCAACTTTTTGTTGAACTTGCCCCTCGAGTCGACGATTCCCGTCCTGAACAATTCTGCCACCGCGTCGATGATGGCGGATCCGCAAATCCCTTTGACCTGACCTTTGAACTCGGCATGATCCGTGTTCCAGCCCTCCACGCCGATGACTTTGTACTTCGGTTCGAGCGTCGCTTCGTCAATGTGGACGCGTTCCATCGCGCCAGGCGCGGCGCGCATCCCATATTCCACGTGCGCGCCTTCGAGGGCGGGACCCGTCGGCGTGGACGTGCAGACCAAGCGTTTGCGGTTGCCCAGCACGAGTTCCGCGTTCGTGCCGACGTCGATCAACAGCCAGTTTTCATCTTGCTTGTGCGGCTCTTCGGCAAGGATCATCGCGCTCGTGTCCGCGCCGACAAAGGATGCAATCGTCGGCAGAACGTGAATGTTCCCCGACGGGTTGATCTTCAGTCCCAACTCACGCGCTTTGATATCAACCGATTTATGAATCGCAGGCACAAACGGGGCGAGGCCCAAATCCTTTGGATGCAGATTCAACAAGACATGGT contains the following coding sequences:
- a CDS encoding homocysteine S-methyltransferase family protein, which encodes MNKFLERLQNGEILVADGATGSNLQKMGLKPGKPPEDLIIDDPDTILKLASSFAEAGSDIILTCTFGGTRMRMKDSKYQDRTPEVNMRAAEIARKAASLNNGLVAGSMGPVGALIKPYGPLEYDDVKATFAEQAKALADGGVDLLLIETMFSIEETTAAFEGAKSVTDLPIVVSFSYDRGTRSMMGVKPKDVIKKYSEMGATLVGANCGTTLDNMEAVVKEYAATLPNFPLWVKPNAGVPHMDIETEQGVYDMSPEDMAVYSKKYVELGAKVVGGCCGNTPEHIAAIVKAVKKIEQAGA
- a CDS encoding ASKHA domain-containing protein, with amino-acid sequence MTKHTIILQPSGSRGQVDEGMSVRTAARELGVEIESICAENATCGKCMVLIEEGRFEKYNIDSKQSNLSPVSAEERAYLERRPKLLKEKGWQIGQVRLSCQCKILGDVLINVPEESRGNKQIVRKSASNRPIEIKPAVRKYLVTMTPPNLERPIADWERLAKGLETSMRLVHGNDAVLPRWYDMEIDYQCLRTLSKTLRDSKWNVTVSVWKDKEVIAVQGGYHEESYGAAVDIGSTTVALYLCNLRTGELLAAESEMNPQIVYGEDVMSRIQYAIEHPDGLEKLHKAIISTLNKLLSKAAHEAGIKLNEILEMVLVGNSTMHHVLLNLHPKDLGLAPFVPAIHKSVDIKARELGLKINPSGNIHVLPTIASFVGADTSAMILAEEPHKQDENWLLIDVGTNAELVLGNRKRLVCTSTPTGPALEGAHVEYGMRAAPGAMERVHIDEATLEPKYKVIGVEGWNTDHAEFKGQVKGICGSAIIDAVAELFRTGIVDSRGKFNKKLSSTSSPKGNRVREGESGWEFVIAWSEETSIGRDIPITQQDVRQIQLAKAALFTAARTLLKRSGMENPDKVILAGGFGSFIDKEKAMLIGLIPDCDLNNVYAVGNSAGDGARIALLNIEKRNEIDAVTRKVERFELPTDPEFQNQFMLATSFPHMSEPFEHIAHLIPNRVADPLAKNFMTK